The segment TGTACTAGTGAGAAAGTGCATCCAGATGGAAGAGGAAGAAGTGTTTGTTATGCCCATTTCACCAATAGCTAATACGTTGCAACCCTCTGCATGACATTGACGTACGCATTCTGCTCCAGATTCAATAGCTTGATTCATTTCCTCTTCGGTCATTGCTGCTTCATACAAATAGTTACGTGTTGATTTGCGTATTTTTTTGTGTGTAATTCGTTTGTCTGAAAGATCAAGATCTCTATTAACACCCCCATCGACTACCATTAATTTAAAATGGTGTTGACGAGCAAGAAAGTTGACTCCAGCTCCTCCCTTTAAGAAGTTTTCAAGCATTTGATAGGTTACTTCTTGAGGAGAAAGACTTACTTTTTCTGAAGCAATACCGTGATCCCCAGCGAAAACGATGTGATGGGGATTAGATAACTGAGGGGATAGAGTTTGTTGAATCCATCCTACTTGTAGTGCAAGCTCTTCTAGAAAGCCTAAAGAACCTTTGGGCTTGGTTAGGTTGTTGATTTTGTCTTGCAGATAAGGAATAATTTCCTCGTTGGGTTTTTCAATGTCGAATTGTAGCATTTTATTTAATTTTGACGGGAATTCCCGAAACCATTAGCGTAACTTCATCTGCTTGAGAAGCAATATATTGATTTAGCCATCCTTGTAGATCAGCAAATCTTCTTTGTATGGGGTTAATAGACATCTCCCCCATACCTATTTCATTGGTTACAAAAAGAAAAAGAGCATCTTGTTGTGTAAATAGATCAAACTCTTTTTTGAGTTGAGAGAGCGACTCTGCCATGTCAGAATCTAAATCATAGAAGAAATTAGTTGCCCATAAGGTTACGCAGTCTATGAGAACTACTTTTCCTTCTAGATGATGTTTACTCAGTTCTTTTTCCTCTTCAATATTTATCCAAGAGTTCGCTTTACGTCGCTCCTTATGAATTTCGATTCTTTTGCGATGTTCATCATCCCAAATTCGGGAGGTGGCTAAATAGACGGGAGTTTCAGAAAGAGAAAGAGCTATTTTCTCTGCGTAAGAGCTCTTTCCCGAACGTTGTCCTCCTGTTATCAAACAAATCTTTTTCATTTTCTAAATAGATGTCTGAATTTGTGAGAATAGAGTTTAGATACTCCTTTGCGATTATCTATTGCTTCACCTACTACAATCATAGTAGTTAGAGTTAGGTTATTGCCTTTTACAATCTGAGCTAAGTCTTTTAATTGTCCGCGGAATATCTTTTGATCTTTCCAAGTTAGTTTATAGCAAGCAGCAACAGGGGTGGTAGGAGGGTAATGTACTAATAATTCCTCTTGAACTTTATCTACAATAGATGCACTTAAAAAGATACACATGGTACTTTGTGATTTAGCGAGCATATGTAGTTGTTCTTTTTCGGGCATTGGAGTACGACCTTCACCACGAGTCAGAATAATAGTTTGTACTTTTTCGGGTATTGTAAACTGTGAACGTAACTCTGCAGCAGCAGCTTGGAATGATGAAATACCTGGAGTAATGTGATACGACATATTGTATTCATCGAAAAAAGCCATTTGTTCCTGAATAGCACCATAGATACAAGGGTCTCCCGTATGAAGTCTTACGACTAACAAATCTTTATCATAAAACTCCTTCATGATAGCAAACTGCTCTTCTAAAGTCATAGCAGCTGAACTACGAACAACAGCTCCTTTTTTTGCATAGTGAGTCAGTTCTACTGGCACTAAGCTACCTGCATAAAGAATTAAATCCGCTTCTTCTAAGAAACGTTTTCCTCTTACAGAAACGAGTTCAGGGTCACCCGGACCAGCACCTACTATTTCTATATGTCCTTGTCGAATAGAAGCAGGATCAATAGCTAATGCAAATGTAAAATCATTGCCTTCACTGAATACTCCTTTTTGTTTTTCTACAAGTAAAATACCATCATGAGCACTGCGTATAGCCGATGCTTCAGAGACACTAGGAGATTGAGTTACCTCTTTGACTTTTTCGGAAGGATTTGGAACGTTTACATCTTCCAATTCTTCTGCAGAATAGATATAAATAGGTAGTTTCCCGAAGTATTCACTCAATTCCTTTAAAAGAGGTTCGTCTTTCTTAATATCAATTGAAGAAATGTCTTGAATCGCATCAGTAGCTATATTGATGCTGTTGAGATAATTCTCTATATGTTGTGCTATACCTGTTGCATTACAGTTTTTTCTACAACCTACACCTAAATGAAAAGCTTTGTTATGAAAGGATATAGTATCAATTCCTGCATCGGGATAGATGTAGGGAGTTACTGCTATAAATAGCTGGTAATGATCAAAGTTGATATCCTCGTATTTATAAAAAATATCTACATGTTCAGGTTTCGTTCTTTCTAAATAAGCTGTTCCTTCATCTTTGGCATTGAGAAGTAGAGCTGTTTTTTCTTTATTGACGAAACGAGTAAGAGGTTGATTAAAGTTGTTTACATTGCTGCGTGTTACCCAATTGTATTTTTTGCCAATTGTATCTAAAGCCCAAAGATTATTGTTGTCACTTTGAGTCGTAATAACAGGTTCTGTACCTAAAATTCGTGCAATTTGTTCTGTTAGTTCGTTGGCTCCTCCTACATGTCCTGATAAAACAGAAATTACACTTTTCCCCGTGCTATCAATGCAAATAATTGCTGGATCTGTATGTTTATCTTTAATATGAGGAGCAATAGCTCTTACGCAAATGCCCATTGCTCCAATAAAAAGAATAGAATCTACTTTATCAAATAGATCTGCTACACAGTCACTTATAGAAGGTATGAATTGACAGTTTTCTAGTTCGTGTTTAGAGTAGATCGTACTGCCAATCAGACTCTCTTGTATGGTTTGAGCTACACCCAAAGCAGATTTAGATGTAAGTATTATTGCATGTTTCATATTATTTATTTTTTATAGCTTTCATCACAAGGATGGTGTTATAGTTGTCTATTTGGATTGAGGTTGACTCTTGTAAAGTTAAGTTATTCTCTTGAATTGCTTCCCTAAAAAGGCTCTGACTATTTTCAGAAACTGAATTAAACACAATAACTCCGTTATCTGCAAGGATAGGAGCTATCTTTTGGATGATATGATTCATTTTTCCTCCATGCCCACCTATAAATACCGCATCTGGTCTGGGCAATTCAGAAATATCTTTTTGAGTAAAGTCTCCTATATATGATTCAATTCCTGGTGTACCCCAAAGTTTGGCATTGGCATCAATAAGTTCTCTTCCTTCCTCCCTGATTTCAAAAGCAATTACTTTGAGATGAGGAAACTGAAGTTTGGCTTCTATAGAAACTGAGCCTGTACAAAAACCTACATCCCAAAGTGTTTCTTTATTCCAAAGATCGAGCATACTTAAAGACAGAAGTCGGATAGGCATTTTGGTAATCATATTGACTCTACCATCCAATAAATGACATTTTTCATTCGGTAGTCCAAAAGGTTTATTTCGCTTGTATGTTTGTTGAAGAATGATATTATTCGGGAATTTAAATGCTTTACCAATAATATCTTTTATATTCCAAGTAGAAGTATTTTCTTTCTCCTTATTCCCTAATAGTTCACCTACAGTCATTGTATAATTATCGTACCCAAAATCAAGCATTCGCTGCGCTATCGTTGATGGAGTATGATTTTTTTTATCGGTGAGAATGCCCATCTTGGCATAACCAGAAATTAGTGCTTCATCAAATTTATCCCAAGGTCTGCCCGTCAACGAAACAATGTGCATGTCGTGATACGGTAAAACCAAGCGATGAGCTAAGAGTTGTAGGGAATTAAAATAGGGATAAAGTATAATTTCCGCATCAGGAACTTCCCTTTTTATGGTATTAGCAAATCCAAAAAAGAGTGGATCTCCTGAAGCAAATACAACTATATTTTCACAACTCTGATATTGCTTGAAAACATCACTTAAAGGAACTACGATATCTATCCATTGGTGAGCTGTTGGCAAGTATTCTTTGACTATCTCATAATGCCTTTTTCCTCCAGAAAAGATGGAGTTGCTTTGAATTATATGATTGACTTCAGAAGAAAATTCTTGATTCTGATTATCATCTATGCCTATTACGTAAAATTTCATAATACTATAAATACAGCGATTAATAAAATGACCATAAGTGCCTCTGTATAGAGATTCACACGGATGGCTTTCTGTGCATCTTGAAGAGTTAATTCTCTTGGGTTATCTCCTATATAGGGCTTATCAACTACTTTGCCATAATAAATATTGGGTCCACCAAATCTACAATCTAATATTCCTGCGAGAGCTGATTCTGGATAACCTGAGTTTGGGCTAAGATGCAATTTACAATATTTTCGGACGAATGAATACTTTTTTAGATTGCCACTAACAAGAAGCATTAGTATAGCTGTTAGTCTAGCTGGAATATAATTGGCGATATCATCTATGTGTGCAGCCCAACATCCAAAATCTTTATATTTATCATTCTTATAAGCAATCATGGAATCTAGGGTATTAATCATCTTGTAGGCAGCCATACCTGGTAAGCCAAATATTAAAAACCAGAACAAAGGTGCAATGACGCCATCACTTAGATTCTCTGCCAAAGTTTCTAGTGCTCCAATACGTATCTGTTGAGGAGAGAGTTGAGAGGTATCTCTGCCCACTATTCGTGATAATTGCTTTCTTCCATCTTCTACCGATTGATCTACTGCATCAAAAACCATTTTCACTTCTCTGCGAAGAGTTTTACCAGCCAAGAAGAAGAAAATTCCAAGAGTATTGATGGTTATGGCTAAAAGAGGATGTATTCGATTGGCTAGAAGAAGAATGCCCCAAGTCAATGCAAAAACAAATAGAATCAAAAAGGTACTATATAATCCACCTTTTATCAGTCTATTGCTTTGTTGGTTTAGCCTTTTGTCGCCCCAAGCAATTAACTTACCAAACCAGACAATAGGGTGAGGGAGATGCTCAGGGTCGCCTAAACTCAAATCCATCAGCCAGCCTAGTAGTAAAGGAAGAATAATATAGAGTGTTATGATATCCATTCTTTAATTGCTTTTATAAGTACGTTATTAGCCTCTTTGTTTTGGGCTGCCACTCTAAAATGTTGAGGTGTCAATCCTCTAAAATTACTTGCATCTCGAATTAAAATACCATAGTTCTTAACTAAAAATTCTTTTAAGTCTTGAGCTGTTCTATGTTTATCCTTTATACAACACATAAAAAAATGAGTAGTAGTGGGACTAACTTCCAGCTCATCCATTTTAGCTAATTCTTTTTTAAGAATGTGAGCATTTTCTAGTAATTTTTCTACATCTACTAGGTTATCGTATTGAGTTTCTAAAAACTTACCCGCTTCAATAGCCAATTGATTCACCGCCCAAGGCATTCTAAAATAGTTGATCTTATTGATCAAGTTTTCAGAGCTACTTAAATAACCTAATCTTAATCCAGGAATGGCAAAATGCTTAGTCATAGAATGGAGAAGAATTAAATTTGAAATGCTTTTAGAATCTAGCATTGTAAAAAGCTCTTCTCTACAAAAATGCTCATACGACTGATCTATCACAAAAACTGTTTTGGGATGTAGGTTGATGAACTTTAAGAGATATTCTTTTGAGTAAGTGTAGCCCGTAGGATTATTGGGATTACAGAGCCAAATTAAATCGAGTTCTTCATGGACCTCACTTAAATGTGAGTAATAGGATAGCTGATGTTGATTAATTCGACAAGCATCTTCGTACTCACTGAAAGTGGGAATGATTATAGCTGTTTTTGCTTGAGCAAAAGCTTGAGCTATAAGGTAAATAGCCTCGGTAGCTCCATTGGTAATTGCTAAGTTAGTTTGGTTAACTCCGTTCTTTTCTGCTAACACTCGAGCCAGAGAACCAGCATCGGGTTCTGGATAGGAGTGTATTTGGTGAATACAAGTTGTGATGTAAGCTCTTAGAGCTGATAAATCTTGATGGGTATCCACATTAGAGCTGAAGTTCCAAACGATCTTATTGTCTTGGTTATATATGTCGTCTCCGTGACCAATAATCATTTAGTCTTCTTGTTTTAATATTTTGTATAGCAAATCCATGTTGACGTGCTGACGTACATGATCTGCTAATTTATCGTATTGTTCTTCTTTGAATTGAGCTAAATCTAAAGGCTCTTCATTCAATTTATCTGTGTAAGGAGCTAAAATATGCTCTATTACATTTGAGTTGTCTAGTATGCCATGAATGTAAGTTCCAAAACATTTGTTGTCAACATAATAACCATCGGTTTGTCCTTCCTCCGTGTGATTGACTGGTTTTGACTTGGTACCTTCAATTGGCCTAGTTGATCCCATATGTATCTCATATCCTTTACAAGGTTGAGGCTGATCGAGAAATGTAAACTCTGTTTGTCGGGTTACTTTTTCTTTTCCCATAATCGTAGTTGTAGGTAAGAGTCCTAAACCCGGGAAACGTTCAATTTCACTCTCTACGTGGAAAGGGTCACACACCTCTTGTCCCATCATTTGATATCCACCACAGATCCCTACCACAGTTGCTCCATTTTTGCGTGCATTAATGATGCTTTGGGCTAAACCATTTTTTCTCATTTCGTATAAATCAGATATGGTGTTTTTACTTCCGGGAATTAAGATGATATCAGCTTTCTCAACTTCTTCTGTATTGTTTGAATAGAAAAGATGTACACGAGGATCTCTTTCCAATACATTAAAATCAGTATAGTTAGACAGATGTTTAAGCAAGATAACTACTACATTGATTTTTCCTCTTTCGGCGTTCATGCTTTTAGTTTGCAGAACGACAGAATCTTCTTCTTCAATGTGAATATCTGTATATTGAGGAACAACTCCAAGTACGGGTACTTTACACAAGTCTTCAATAATCTTAATCCCCGATTCAAACAGACGAGCATCACCTCTAAACTTGTTAATGATAATGCCCTTGATATGTTTGCGTTCTTCTTCGTTCATAAGCATTACTGTGCCATATACTGAAGCGAAAACTCCACCTCTATCAATGTCGGCTATCAAGATTACGTCTGCTCCAGCATACATAGCCATCGACATATTCACTAGGTCTATTTCTCTGAGATTAACTTCAGCAATGCTACCAGCTCCTTCCATCACGATAGGATTATATTTTCCTTCTAGTCGGTCGAAAGCTTGATGTACAGCTTGCCTAAGTTCATCCCGTCCTTCTTTCCTGAAATACGCATAAGCACTTTGATTGCCTATAGCTTTACCATTTAATACCACCTGAGAAGTTTTATCTCCTGATGGTTTAAGAAGTAGGGGGTTCATATCTGTTTGGCAATCCACTCTTGCGGCTTCGGCTTGTACAGCTTGAGCCCTCCCAATTTCTAATCCATCGGCAGTAATAAATGAATTGAGAGCCATGTTTTGGGCTTTGAATGGAGCAGGTTGATAGCCATCTTGTAAAAAGATTCTACAAAAGGCAGTAGCGATAATACTTTTTCCAACATCACTACCTGTACCTGCCAACATGATTGGTTTCAGTTTTTTCATTTTTAGTGCCTCCTAATCATACATTTCTACCTGGTCGAAGTTGCTCGGCATCTTCAAAGGATAAAATAGAGTTTACTAAAGTAGCTGCTAAGTTGCTTCCTCCTTTTCTGCCTTCTACAATTAATTTGGGTATCTCTTTAAAAGGCTTAATCATGTGCTTTGATTCTTTCACATTGACAAATCCTACGGGAGAAGCAATGATTCCTGCTGGATGTGCCTTGCCCAAGCGTATTAATTTGCATAATTCCATTAAGGCTGTGGGTGCATTACCAAATACGTAAAGTGCAT is part of the Bacteroides coprosuis DSM 18011 genome and harbors:
- a CDS encoding nicotinate-nucleotide/dimethylbenzimidazolephosp horibosyltransferase (COGs: COG2038 NaMN:DMB phosphoribosyltransferase~InterPro IPR003200:IPR017846~KEGG: bfr:BF2486 nicotinate-nucleotide-dimethylbenzimidazole phosphoribosyltransferase~PFAM: Nicotinate-nucleotide-dimethylbenzimidazole phosphoribosyltransferase-like~PRIAM: Nicotinate-nucleotide--dimethylbenzimidazole phosphoribosyltransferase~SPTR: Nicotinate-nucleotide--dimethylbenzimidazole phosphoribosyltransferase;~TIGRFAM:Nicotinate-nucleotide- dimethylbenzimidazole phosphoribosyltransferase, prokaryotic~IMG reference gene:2504106909~PFAM: Phosphoribosyltransferase~TIGRFAM: nicotinate-nucleotide--dimethylbenzimidazole phosphoribosyltransferase), which codes for MLQFDIEKPNEEIIPYLQDKINNLTKPKGSLGFLEELALQVGWIQQTLSPQLSNPHHIVFAGDHGIASEKVSLSPQEVTYQMLENFLKGGAGVNFLARQHHFKLMVVDGGVNRDLDLSDKRITHKKIRKSTRNYLYEAAMTEEEMNQAIESGAECVRQCHAEGCNVLAIGEMGITNTSSSSIWMHFLTSTSLKECTGAGSDHTGDILNHKYDVLSRAVTNYKGDSSPIDIMRYFGGYEMVMTVGAMLEAARLKMIILVDGFIMTNCMLMASKINKNVLHYAIYGHQGNEIGHHIALNYLKAKPILQLGFRLGEGTGALCAYPILESAIRMINEMSTFKDVQVTKYF
- a CDS encoding Adenosylcobinamide-phosphateguanylyltransferase (COGs: COG2087 Adenosyl cobinamide kinase/adenosyl cobinamide phosphate guanylyltransferase~InterPro IPR003203~KEGG: bvu:BVU_3151 cobinamide kinase~PFAM: Cobinamide kinase/cobinamide phosphate guanyltransferase~PRIAM: Adenosylcobinamide-phosphate guanylyltransferase~SPTR: Putative uncharacterized protein;~IMG reference gene:2504106910~PFAM: Cobinamide kinase / cobinamide phosphate guanyltransferase), yielding MKKICLITGGQRSGKSSYAEKIALSLSETPVYLATSRIWDDEHRKRIEIHKERRKANSWINIEEEKELSKHHLEGKVVLIDCVTLWATNFFYDLDSDMAESLSQLKKEFDLFTQQDALFLFVTNEIGMGEMSINPIQRRFADLQGWLNQYIASQADEVTLMVSGIPVKIK
- a CDS encoding precorrin-4 C11-methyltransferase (COGs: COG2875 Precorrin-4 methylase~InterPro IPR002750:IPR000878:IPR006362~KEGG: bvu:BVU_3081 precorrin-4 C11-methyltransferase~PFAM: Cobalamin (vitamin B12) biosynthesis CbiG, core; Tetrapyrrole methylase~PRIAM: Precorrin-4 C(11)-methyltransferase~SPTR: Precorrin-4 C11-methyltransferase;~TIGRFAM: Cobalamin (vitamin B12) biosynthesis CobM/CbiF, precorrin-4 C11-methyltransferase, core~IMG reference gene:2504106911~PFAM: Cobalamin biosynthesis central region; Cobalamin synthesis G C-terminus; Tetrapyrrole (Corrin/Porphyrin) Methylases; Cobalamin synthesis G N-terminal~TIGRFAM: precorrin-4 C11-methyltransferase); this translates as MKHAIILTSKSALGVAQTIQESLIGSTIYSKHELENCQFIPSISDCVADLFDKVDSILFIGAMGICVRAIAPHIKDKHTDPAIICIDSTGKSVISVLSGHVGGANELTEQIARILGTEPVITTQSDNNNLWALDTIGKKYNWVTRSNVNNFNQPLTRFVNKEKTALLLNAKDEGTAYLERTKPEHVDIFYKYEDINFDHYQLFIAVTPYIYPDAGIDTISFHNKAFHLGVGCRKNCNATGIAQHIENYLNSINIATDAIQDISSIDIKKDEPLLKELSEYFGKLPIYIYSAEELEDVNVPNPSEKVKEVTQSPSVSEASAIRSAHDGILLVEKQKGVFSEGNDFTFALAIDPASIRQGHIEIVGAGPGDPELVSVRGKRFLEEADLILYAGSLVPVELTHYAKKGAVVRSSAAMTLEEQFAIMKEFYDKDLLVVRLHTGDPCIYGAIQEQMAFFDEYNMSYHITPGISSFQAAAAELRSQFTIPEKVQTIILTRGEGRTPMPEKEQLHMLAKSQSTMCIFLSASIVDKVQEELLVHYPPTTPVAACYKLTWKDQKIFRGQLKDLAQIVKGNNLTLTTMIVVGEAIDNRKGVSKLYSHKFRHLFRK
- a CDS encoding precorrin-6y C5,15-methyltransferase (decarboxylating), CbiE subunit (COGs: COG2242 Precorrin-6B methylase 2~InterPro IPR012818:IPR014008~KEGG: bvu:BVU_3082 decarboxylating precorrin-6y C5,15-methyltransferase~PRIAM: Precorrin-6Y C(5,15)-methyltransferase (decarboxylating)~SPTR: Decarboxylating precorrin-6y C5,15-methyltransferase;~TIGRFAM: Cobalamin (vitamin B12) biosynthesis CbiE, precorrin-6Y methyltransferase, core; Cobalamin (vitamin B12) biosynthesis CbiT, precorrin-6Y methyltransferase-core~IMG reference gene:2504106912~PFAM: Tetrapyrrole (Corrin/Porphyrin) Methylases~TIGRFAM: precorrin-6Y C5,15-methyltransferase (decarboxylating), CbiT subunit; precorrin-6y C5,15-methyltransferase (decarboxylating), CbiE subunit); this encodes MKFYVIGIDDNQNQEFSSEVNHIIQSNSIFSGGKRHYEIVKEYLPTAHQWIDIVVPLSDVFKQYQSCENIVVFASGDPLFFGFANTIKREVPDAEIILYPYFNSLQLLAHRLVLPYHDMHIVSLTGRPWDKFDEALISGYAKMGILTDKKNHTPSTIAQRMLDFGYDNYTMTVGELLGNKEKENTSTWNIKDIIGKAFKFPNNIILQQTYKRNKPFGLPNEKCHLLDGRVNMITKMPIRLLSLSMLDLWNKETLWDVGFCTGSVSIEAKLQFPHLKVIAFEIREEGRELIDANAKLWGTPGIESYIGDFTQKDISELPRPDAVFIGGHGGKMNHIIQKIAPILADNGVIVFNSVSENSQSLFREAIQENNLTLQESTSIQIDNYNTILVMKAIKNK
- a CDS encoding Cobalamin biosynthesis protein cbiB (COGs: COG1270 Cobalamin biosynthesis protein CobD/CbiB~HAMAP: Cobalamin biosynthesis CobD/CbiB~InterPro IPR004485~KEGG: pdi:BDI_3959 cobalamin biosynthesis protein CbiB~PFAM: Cobalamin biosynthesis CobD/CbiB~SPTR: Cobalamin biosynthesis protein CobD;~TIGRFAM: Cobalamin biosynthesis CobD/CbiB~IMG reference gene:2504106913~PFAM: CobD/Cbib protein~TIGRFAM: cobalamin biosynthesis protein CobD) is translated as MDIITLYIILPLLLGWLMDLSLGDPEHLPHPIVWFGKLIAWGDKRLNQQSNRLIKGGLYSTFLILFVFALTWGILLLANRIHPLLAITINTLGIFFFLAGKTLRREVKMVFDAVDQSVEDGRKQLSRIVGRDTSQLSPQQIRIGALETLAENLSDGVIAPLFWFLIFGLPGMAAYKMINTLDSMIAYKNDKYKDFGCWAAHIDDIANYIPARLTAILMLLVSGNLKKYSFVRKYCKLHLSPNSGYPESALAGILDCRFGGPNIYYGKVVDKPYIGDNPRELTLQDAQKAIRVNLYTEALMVILLIAVFIVL
- a CDS encoding Threonine-phosphate decarboxylase (COGs: COG0079 Histidinol-phosphate/aromatic aminotransferase and cobyric acid decarboxylase~InterPro IPR004839~KEGG: bfr:BF2490 aminotransferase~PFAM: Aminotransferase, class I/classII~PRIAM: Threonine-phosphate decarboxylase~SPTR: Aminotransferase involved in cobalamin biosynthesis CobC;~IMG reference gene:2504106914~PFAM: Aminotransferase class I and II), giving the protein MIIGHGDDIYNQDNKIVWNFSSNVDTHQDLSALRAYITTCIHQIHSYPEPDAGSLARVLAEKNGVNQTNLAITNGATEAIYLIAQAFAQAKTAIIIPTFSEYEDACRINQHQLSYYSHLSEVHEELDLIWLCNPNNPTGYTYSKEYLLKFINLHPKTVFVIDQSYEHFCREELFTMLDSKSISNLILLHSMTKHFAIPGLRLGYLSSSENLINKINYFRMPWAVNQLAIEAGKFLETQYDNLVDVEKLLENAHILKKELAKMDELEVSPTTTHFFMCCIKDKHRTAQDLKEFLVKNYGILIRDASNFRGLTPQHFRVAAQNKEANNVLIKAIKEWIS
- a CDS encoding Cobyric acid synthase (COGs: COG1492 Cobyric acid synthase~HAMAP: Cobyric acid synthase CobQ~InterPro IPR004459:IPR002586:IPR011698~KEGG: bfs:BF2524 cobyric acid synthase~PFAM: CobB/CobQ-like glutamine amidotransferase; Cobyrinic acid a,c-diamide synthase~SPTR: Cobyric acid synthase;~TIGRFAM: Cobyric acid synthase CobQ~manually curated~IMG reference gene:2504106915~PFAM: CobQ/CobB/MinD/ParA nucleotide binding domain; CobB/CobQ-like glutamine amidotransferase domain~TIGRFAM: cobyric acid synthase CobQ), which translates into the protein MKKLKPIMLAGTGSDVGKSIIATAFCRIFLQDGYQPAPFKAQNMALNSFITADGLEIGRAQAVQAEAARVDCQTDMNPLLLKPSGDKTSQVVLNGKAIGNQSAYAYFRKEGRDELRQAVHQAFDRLEGKYNPIVMEGAGSIAEVNLREIDLVNMSMAMYAGADVILIADIDRGGVFASVYGTVMLMNEEERKHIKGIIINKFRGDARLFESGIKIIEDLCKVPVLGVVPQYTDIHIEEEDSVVLQTKSMNAERGKINVVVILLKHLSNYTDFNVLERDPRVHLFYSNNTEEVEKADIILIPGSKNTISDLYEMRKNGLAQSIINARKNGATVVGICGGYQMMGQEVCDPFHVESEIERFPGLGLLPTTTIMGKEKVTRQTEFTFLDQPQPCKGYEIHMGSTRPIEGTKSKPVNHTEEGQTDGYYVDNKCFGTYIHGILDNSNVIEHILAPYTDKLNEEPLDLAQFKEEQYDKLADHVRQHVNMDLLYKILKQED